The following DNA comes from Streptomyces sp. NBC_00273.
GTTCCGGCTCTTCGGCCGCTTCGTCGGCCGCGAGAACCGCGCCGAGTTCATCGGACTGGTCCTGATCATCGTGGTGGGGTACGCGCTGCTGGAGGCCGACGCCGCCAGCCTCGGCGAGGTCTCCGCGGCCCCCCTGCTGTTCCACCGCCTCTTCACCCCGCTCGGCTCGATCATGTTCACCTTCGACGAGGCGCAGAAGTCGGGCGCGAGCCTGACCCGCCTGGTCGGAGTACTGGAGGAGGACGCGGAGGACCGGCTGGTGGGGGCCCTGGCCGCGACGCGGGCGGCGGACCCGCCGGACCCGGTGACCGTGGAGGTGCGCGGGCTGACGTTCCGCTATCCCGACTCCGAGGATCCGGTCGTCCGGGACGTGGACCTCACGATCCCGGCAGGCACCTCGCTCGCGCTGGTCGGGGCCACCGGCGCGGGCAAGTCGACTCTCGCGGCGCTGATCGCGGGCATCGGCACCCCGCAGGCCGGGTCGGTCCGCATAGGGTCCACCGACCTCGCCGGTCTCGACGAGGCCGGGGCGCGGGCCCTGGTGAGCATCCTGACGCAGGAGACCCACGTCTTCTCCGGTCCGCTCGCCGAGGACCTGCGCCTGGCCGCACCGGAGGCGACCGACGCCGAGCTGAGGGACGCCCTGCGCACGGTCGGCGCCGACGCATGGGTCGACGCACTGCCCGACGGGCTGAACACCCCGGTCGGCGAGGGCGGCGAACGCCTCGACGTCACCAAGGTCGCCCACATCGCCCTGGCCCGGCTGGTTCTGGGCCGCACCCCCGTCGTGGTGCTCGACGAGTCCACGGCGGAGGCGGGCAGCGAGGGCGCGGCCGAGCTGGAACGGGCCGTGCTCGCCGCCTGCGCGGGCCGGACCACGCTGTTCGTGGCACACCGGCTCACCCAGGCGATGGCGGCGGACCGGATCGCCGTACTGGACGCGGGACGCGTCGTGGAGCAGGGGACGCACGAAGAGTTGGTGGCCCTGAGCGGCCGCTACGCACGACTGTGGCGGGCCTGGCGCGAAGGCAGCTAGGCCGCCCCTTTTTCGGTTGGGCCAACATATCGATCTGGAAAGGGCGTTGAGCCTCCGATGACGGAATCGACCGCTCGTCTCGTGCTGCTTCCTGCCACCCGCCTGGCCGACGTGCGCCGGCGATCCGGTGACTACGGCGATACGACCATCGCCCGGGCCTGCGCCATCGCACTGGCCTACTGGGCTACGGGACAGAGCCCCGACGGCCTGGAACTCACCCCCGGCACCCTCTTCGCCGACGTCCTCGGCTGGGCGGACAACGGCGGTGCCGCAGCGGCCGGCTGGGAGGTCGGGACCGACGGCCCGGACGGCGAGGACGGCCGCAGCATCAGCCTCCCGGAAGGCGTCGTACCGGCCGACGCACAGCTCGCCCTGGACGACCTGGCCGACTTCCCGGACCGACCCCTCTCCACCATCGGCCCGTCCGGTGTCGCGCAGCGACTCGCGACCCTGGCCGAGTGGAACGACACCGGGGCGGACCGGATCCGCCCGACCATCGTCGAGATGTTCCGCGAGCAGGCCCGCCTGCGGCCGGACGCCGTCGCCATCGTCGACGAGCACCGCTTGCTGACCTACCGTCAGGCGGCCGAGCTCTCCGGCCAGCTGGCCCACCACCTGATCGCCCGCGGAATCACCGCCGAACAGATCGTCGCCATCTCCCTGGACCGCTCCGCCGCCATGGTGATCAGCCTGCTCGGCGTGCTCCAGGCCGGAGCCGCGTTCGTACCGCTCGACCCGCAGTGGCCCGCCGCGCGCCGCTCCGTCGTCATCGCCGACGCCCGCGTCGTCCTGCAGCTCAACGACTCGGGCGAGCACGCCCCGGACGAACCGGAAGCCGTGCCCGTCGACCTCGGCGACTGGCGGTTCGGCTCCTACCCCGGCGAGGGGACCGCCCTCACCGTCCCCGGCGACGCCCTGGCCTATGTGATCTTCACGTCCGGGTCGACCGGCCGGCCCAAGGGCGCGATGATCCGCCACGAGGCCATCAGCGAGCGCCTGCTGTGGCAGGTCGACGAGATCCTGGGCTTCGGCCACGACGACGCGTCCCTGTTCAAGGCGCCGCTGTCCTTCGACATCTCCATCAACGAGATCTTCCTGCCGCTGGTGTGCGGCGGCCGGCTCGTGGTCCTGCGCCCCGGCGGCGAACGCGACCCGCACCACCTGCTCAGCGTGATCGCCGAGCAGCGCGTCACCTTCACCTACCTCGTGTCGTCCATGCTGGACGTACTGCTGGAGATCGCGGGCGACTCCGGACGCCTCGACAGCCTGCGGCACGTGTGGTGCGGCGGCGAAGTGCTGACGCCGGAGCTGTACGAGCGCTTCCGCACCCGCCTCGACATACCCATGTACCACGGCTACGGCCCGGCCGAGACGACCATCGGCGTCTCGCACGTGATCTACCGGGGCGCCGCGGAACGCCTGTCGACGTCGATCGGCAAGCCCAACCCCAACACCCAGCTGTACGTGCTGGACGACGAGCTGCGCCCGGTCCCGTTCGGGGTCGGCGGCGAGCTGTACGTGGGAGGGTTCCTGCTCGGGCGCGGATACGTGGGCGCACCCGGCCTGACCGCCTCCCGGTTCGTCGCGAACCCCTTCGCCACGGACGGGTCCCGGCTGTACCGCACCGGTGACCTCGCCCGCTTCGCCCCCGACGGATCCCTGGACTTCCTCGGCCGCGCCGACAACCAGATCAAGATCCGAGGCATGCGGCTGGAGATCGAGGACGTCGAGGTCGGCCTCGCCGAGCACCCCGCCGTACGCCACACCTGCGTCGTCGCGAAGAAGAACGCGGCCGGCGGCACCTACCTCGTGGGCTACG
Coding sequences within:
- a CDS encoding ABC transporter ATP-binding protein — translated: MSTTATRVAPSTLRTTTGREATRWVATHCREVPWLTFATVFTTVAGAALQVLPLLLLGRVADGVVAGGPRSILVTTGVLMVAAALLGAAATALSTYLIGRLGADLLARLREGAVRAVLGMPSARIEQVGRGDVLSRVGDDVAVLSKGIRTAVPTVFSAGVLVVIATLGMFGLDWRLGLAGACALPAYGLALRWYLPRSAPLYQKQRAAQADRAQALISGLNGIDTVRAYRLEGAVREKVTHESWRVRELGIEVFRLFGRFVGRENRAEFIGLVLIIVVGYALLEADAASLGEVSAAPLLFHRLFTPLGSIMFTFDEAQKSGASLTRLVGVLEEDAEDRLVGALAATRAADPPDPVTVEVRGLTFRYPDSEDPVVRDVDLTIPAGTSLALVGATGAGKSTLAALIAGIGTPQAGSVRIGSTDLAGLDEAGARALVSILTQETHVFSGPLAEDLRLAAPEATDAELRDALRTVGADAWVDALPDGLNTPVGEGGERLDVTKVAHIALARLVLGRTPVVVLDESTAEAGSEGAAELERAVLAACAGRTTLFVAHRLTQAMAADRIAVLDAGRVVEQGTHEELVALSGRYARLWRAWREGS